Below is a window of Drosophila miranda strain MSH22 chromosome 3, D.miranda_PacBio2.1, whole genome shotgun sequence DNA.
CCAGCACTGCTGCCGATGGTGCAACCATAGCGTCCCTCGTCCTCGGCCTGGACATTCCGTATCTCCAGGGTGCCGTTCTCCAGCAAAGTGAAGCGATCCCCATCCGTGTTGTTCTCATTGAGATAGGCCAAGTCCTTGTCCCACTGAATCGTGGGCTTCGGCTCCCCAATCGCCTGGCAGTGGATGACGGCCGTTCCCGATTCGGTCACCTCAATGGGCCCCTCTGGCGGCACACTGAACTTGGGCGCCACCACCACACTGATGGACACTGTGGCACTGATCTGGCCCTGGCTGTTCGAGGCAAAGCAGGTGTACTGTCCGCGCTGGTCGTTGCTGACCTGGCTGAAGATCAGCGTGCCATTCAGATCGGTCACGTTCACCGGCAGCGGCAGTTGAGTCTCCTGAAACGAGTATCCCATAATTAATCCGTGGAATGGCCGCAGAGGTACCCGACCACGAGCCCGACTTACCCTCATCCATTTGACTTGCGGCGGCGGCGTTCCCTGAGCCTTGCAGTGCACTTTGCTCAGCGAGCCCAGCTCCAGATTCTTCGACGTCGGTTGCGGCACGAACTTCAGCTGCTCGATGACCTCCAGGATGCCGCTACTAGAGCTGGCAGCCATCTCTCCCTCGACCAGCAACTGGCACTGGTATTTGCCCGCATCGCTGGCCAGAACGCTGGCAAACTGCAGAGCTCCGGTCTCCCTGTTCAGCGTGAGTCTCGCATCCTCGCGCAGCATGCTCTCCAGCTGGGGCtcgctggtggtgctgcttgTCTGGCCCAGCTCCGCCTGACGCAGGGTCTTGTTGTCCTTGCGCCAGCGCAGAATGACGCTGCTGCTCTGGCGATACCCGTCAGGTAGCTGATATTGGCAGGGCATCTGTAGCCCGCTCTGCTCTTTGACGGTCAGCGCGGCTTGGGGACCCTTTAAAATGCTCACATCGACCAAAGACACTGGGGAGGCTGTGTGGGGCAGGGGATGGCGATGAGAATGATGCTCGGATGAGTCAGCGGTGGCATTGTGTGTGTGAACTCACCGCAACTACAGAAGATCAGGCTCAGAGCCAGGCAGCAGCCCAACAATCGCCTTCCGTTCATCTCGCGAGGGGAAGAATTCCTTTGGGGCTTagttgtttttgcttttatgATTCGTCTTGGCCCTTGTCTTTTTTTCTCTCGCACAAAACCGGTGTGCGTGCTCTTCTTTTATTTGTTCCTCGATTTTTAAAAGGAATTTCGAATTTTTGGTTTTAGTTAACCTTCGTTTCCTTTCCGTTCGACTCGGATACGGATACACTTCACTTCACTTCTCACTGGACACGAGTGCTGTGCTGGCCGACTGGATGGCTGGCATTTGGTTTATGGTTATTTTTATGTTACGCACACGCGTCACGCTTAATTATCCTACCGCAGACGCAGAGAGCCCCGGGATCTCGTTCGCGTTTCGCTGctgaccgaccgaccgacctcTCGGTTCGactttaaaaattaaaatgacGCGGCATCGGGGCTAATTTTCAGCTGGAAGCGGATGGTAGCAGGCATCGGAAGGTTTGCGCATGCGCACTCGACTGCACCCAGTATTTCCCGCTATTTTCTGGGCGAATGCAACCCTGTAGGTGCCTACTACACTTTCTACTCCCAAATCGAAAGAGCAGCAAATCGGAGGACAGCGATACATTTTATTTCCTAAGttaataaacaaacaaaatcaTCACTTTTGCTAACAATTTATAAGTAACTATTGAGTTATTCTACTTAGCATTATATACCATTGCAATCTCTTTAATTAATCGAGCTACTTTCGTTGAGAATCTCCAGTTTGTTGGCCTCAAGGGGCGGGAGGGAGAGGAAGATACAGTCTAAAATTGAGGTATATTGGAGACGCGGCTATAGTGCGTCTGTCGTTTGGCCACACGGAAGGGACAGCGGGTCATCATTTTGTAGACAATCGCCCCGCAGAGCACGAAAAGGCCCCAGAAGACGTAGGTGAAGAGCAGAATAAAACGGTTGGGCTGCCACAGAACCGTGTAGCTTAGATTGTAGTTCTCTAAAAGGGAAATGCATATACTTAGAAAATAACCTAAAACAGACCAGTCCAGCTTTGTACTCACCCAGCACAGCATAGCCCATGCCAATCTTGGACTTTCCCATGCGATACGAGGAGGTGGGCACCATAATCTCCAAATAGCTGTGGTCCTGCTCCTTCAGCGCCTTCAAATCAAAATGCCGCACTGCATTCTCATAGAAGTTGATCACCTTCGTGGAGGGGTAAATAAATATCCTGGATTCGTGCCAATGGCCAGAGAATATGATATGTGGATCCAAGTCGCTGATGACGGCCCGCAGCAGCGGTCCACCGCCAATAAGCAGAGGAGCGTGCGAGACCCCAATACGGAGCCGGTCGGCATTATGGTCCCTGTCGGGATTTGTAAAGTCCAACAGCATGCGGTTGATCTTAAAGAAGCGAATGTGATGGTCATAGTCGAAGAGGTCCTCACTCATGAACTCGTTCTCGAAGCGTCGCTGGTTCGAGTTGGAAATGTAGTCGCCATTCTCGCCGCCTATGTCATTATCCCCCGGCACATGGACGCGCTGAAAATAGGCAGATATCATGCGGAACTTAAAGGTATGGTATTGCCAGCAGGACACTCTCTGAGCTGAAGGGATTTTGTTCATACTTTACGGAATTTCTTGCTCTGATAGATGCGCCGAAAGCGCTTTACATATTGCTTATACTCCTGCGCCGTGGCAATGTTGCCTTCGTCTAGCAAATCCCCCAGAAACACGATTATGTGCGGCTGGGTAAAGGCCACGGCGCGTTCAAAGGTCTTTTGCAGATATCTATCCGAGTCGTAGCGAGCCAGCGGACTGTGGGACGAGCGATCATAGGAGGTGCCTAAGATCTGCGGGTCTGAGATGAGCAACAGGCGTGTGCAATTATCTATGGAAGAATTCTGTGTGTAAATTATGCGAGTTTATTTTTAGGAACTGGGCTAAGAAGCTTACCCAGTTTGCAATCGATTTGGTGCCAGCTCGATTGGGCCATGTAGTAGATGAGAAACTCGTTGAAGAATATCAGCAGCAGAGTCAGCACTACAAAGCCGCGGCATACTAGTCTGTTGGACGGGGAAATTAAGCCATGACTTTAATGAATGAAAGTAACTCTCTTCACATCATGGGATTCGATTTATACCTATTAACTACGCGCAAAGAAGCCATAATGCAGTCGAGCTGTGCGCTATTCTATATCGATTCAATTAATACTTTAGGTTTCCTTCTTCCAAATGCGTGGCATTGCGTTTGCGGCGTGGCGTCTATATTTAAACGTGTTGCATATGCAATATTTACGTAAGTCTGTTCATAATTATGCGAATGTGGAGCTGGGCTATCTGGGCATTCCCTTTTCGACGCCGCG
It encodes the following:
- the LOC117187699 gene encoding tyrosine-protein kinase-like otk; its protein translation is MNGRRLLGCCLALSLIFCSCASPVSLVDVSILKGPQAALTVKEQSGLQMPCQYQLPDGYRQSSSVILRWRKDNKTLRQAELGQTSSTTSEPQLESMLREDARLTLNRETGALQFASVLASDAGKYQCQLLVEGEMAASSSSGILEVIEQLKFVPQPTSKNLELGSLSKVHCKAQGTPPPQVKWMRETQLPLPVNVTDLNGTLIFSQVSNDQRGQYTCFASNSQGQISATVSISVVVAPKFSVPPEGPIEVTESGTAVIHCQAIGEPKPTIQWDKDLAYLNENNTDGDRFTLLENGTLEIRNVQAEDEGRYGCTIGSSAGLKRADVLLVVKSAKSASNSIVTRIIIVIICLAFLYFVLVLGLKVWYRYRRHLGKVQLEDATHAPTCDGHEHAEHEPCLTEANNSSKNLKSKLRESTILEQESQVADDIV
- the LOC108159263 gene encoding metallophosphoesterase 1 homolog isoform X1, producing the protein MASLRVVNRLVCRGFVVLTLLLIFFNEFLIYYMAQSSWHQIDCKLDNCTRLLLISDPQILGTSYDRSSHSPLARYDSDRYLQKTFERAVAFTQPHIIVFLGDLLDEGNIATAQEYKQYVKRFRRIYQSKKFRKFRMISAYFQRVHVPGDNDIGGENGDYISNSNQRRFENEFMSEDLFDYDHHIRFFKINRMLLDFTNPDRDHNADRLRIGVSHAPLLIGGGPLLRAVISDLDPHIIFSGHWHESRIFIYPSTKVINFYENAVRHFDLKALKEQDHSYLEIMVPTSSYRMGKSKIGMGYAVLENYNLSYTVLWQPNRFILLFTYVFWGLFVLCGAIVYKMMTRCPFRVAKRQTHYSRVSNIPQF
- the LOC108159263 gene encoding metallophosphoesterase 1 homolog isoform X2, giving the protein MASLRVVNRLVCRGFVVLTLLLIFFNEFLIYYMAQSSWHQIDCKLDNCTRLLLISDPQILGTSYDRSSHSPLARYDSDRYLQKTFERAVAFTQPHIIVFLGDLLDEGNIATAQEYKQYVKRFRRIYQSKKFRKRVHVPGDNDIGGENGDYISNSNQRRFENEFMSEDLFDYDHHIRFFKINRMLLDFTNPDRDHNADRLRIGVSHAPLLIGGGPLLRAVISDLDPHIIFSGHWHESRIFIYPSTKVINFYENAVRHFDLKALKEQDHSYLEIMVPTSSYRMGKSKIGMGYAVLENYNLSYTVLWQPNRFILLFTYVFWGLFVLCGAIVYKMMTRCPFRVAKRQTHYSRVSNIPQF